The stretch of DNA CTCCACCTCCTCGCGCAAGGTGCCCGGCGATCCGCTGCCGAAGGAGCCGGCGATCGGCGACACGGCGCTGCCCGAGGCGGGCGAGGCAGCAGCCCTGGCGACCTGGGCGGACTTCCGCGACCGGCTCGCTGACTACCCCGAGGCCCGGGAACGGGCGGACAAGGACGGCAGCTCGCGGCTCTCGCCGTACCTGAAGATCGGCAGCATCCATCCGCGCACCCTGCTCGCCGGGCTGGGCCCGCACGACGACACCTTCCGGCGCGAGCTGGCGTGGCGGGAGTTCTACGCGGCGGTGCTGGACGCCTGGCCGGCCAGCGCACGCGACTACTTCCGCCCCGAGCTGCGGGGCCTCCCCTACGTCACGGGGGCAGGGTTGCACGAGCGGCTGGAGGCGTGGCGACAGGGCAGGACCGGCTACCCGCTGGTCGACGCGGGGATGCGGCAGCTGCTGGCCCAGGGGTGGATGCACAACCGGGTCCGGATGCTGGTCGCGTCGTTCCTGGTCAAGGACCTGCACATCGAGTGGCAGCACGGTGCCCGGCACTTCCTGCGGCACCTGATCGACGGCGACCTCGCCAGCAACCAGCACAACTGGCAGTGGGTGGCGGGCTGCGGGACCGACGCGGCGCCGTACTTCCGGATCTTCAACCCGGTCACCCAGTCGAAGAAGTTCGACCCCGACGGTGCCTACATTCGCCGCTGGATTCCCGAGCTGCGGTCGCTGGAGGGCCGTGCGGTGCATGAGCCGTGGAAGCTGCCGGACGGTCCGCCGGACGGCTATCCGACGCCGATCGTCGACCACGCCGAGCAGCGTGCCGACACGCTGGCGGCGTACGAGGAGCTGCGGCGGGGCTGAGCCGGTCGTCGGTTGGTCGGCATCCCTTGATGAGCAGACCGCACGCGCCTGCGACGCTTTCCTTGACTAACATCATCTTGGTATGACCATGTTGGTCAGGTGGTACTTGTCATACCAACAGACTCAGCGTCTTGCCACGCCGGCTCCGCCCCCAGCCCGCGTCCGCACTCGACGCACTCAGCGAGGGAAGCACGTGGCCGGGATGAAGCAGATGAGATTGATCGCCGCCGGAGCAACGATGGCGATGATCGTGGGACTCACTCTCGCGGCCTGCGGCAGCGACTCGTCACAGCGTGGAGTGCTGGCTGCCGTCACCACTGCTGGGACCCCCATCGTTCCGGCCACCCAGGGACACGGGGTCCGCGATCTAGGAGCGTTCTCCGGCTCGGGTCAGGTGACCGTGTCTGTCACGTGCGTAGGTCCGGGAACAGTGCGCGTGGTGCTGGACGGGATCGACCTCCGGGTCGGCGCACCATGCGTCCCCACGCGGTCCGACAGCGGTGGGTCGCAGACAGCCACCGCGCGCGTGGGAGTGCCGGCGAACGCCGGCTTCGACGTGCGCGTCCTCGGCGGGGTGGCCGACCACTGGCTGGTGGCCGTCTCGCAGGACGCCCCGCGGCCCTGAGCGGGGCGGGGCTGCGCCGGCAGGCACGCTGAGGCCTGCCGACGCAGATCGGGGACTACCGCCGCGGCGGACGCGGGAGGAACATCGAGGTGCGGGCGGCGTACGCGTCCCAGCCCGGCCGGCCCTCCATCCGCTTCTCGGTCGGCTTCGCGCCGGTGACGACGGTCAGGAACAGCGTCATCACGATCGGCGCCGGCAGCGTGGCGAGCCCGGCGATCGGGCCGGCCGCGAGCGCTCCGGCGAGCCACAGGCCCCACCAGACGCAGGCGTCGCCGAAGTAGTTCGGGTGGCGGGTCCACGCCCACAGTCCCCGGTCGAGCACGGGTCCACGGTGCTCGTCGCGGCGGTACGCCGCCAGCTGGGCGTCGCCGACCGCCTCGAAGACGACGCCGACCACCCACACCCCCACACCCAGCGCGACCGCCCACCACCACCGGGTGTGGGTGGCGACGCCGACCACCACCGGTGCGGAGATCAGCGCCACGGCGAAGCCCTGCAGCGCGAAGACCCGGCGGACGACCGTGCCGAAGCCGACCTCGCGGAACGAGCCGCCCAGCATCTCCTCGTAGCGCGGGTCGTCATGCCCGGCCGCGCGGACGCGGCTCCACAGGTGGCGGGTCAGGCGCAGGCCCCACAGTGCGACGAGCACGACCAGCAGCCAGCGCCGCCAGCCCCCGTCGGCACCGATGATCGTGGCCACCACGGCGGTGGCCACCGCCACCAGCACGAAGGCGGCGCCCCAGGCGGCGTCGACGACGGCGAAGCGCCGCAGGCGGTGCGACCACACGGCCGCTGCGGTCATCACCGCAGCGGCCGCGACCAGCGTGGTCAGCACCAGCTCCCACGCCGTCGTCATCGACTCACCACTCCCGTCGGGCCGGCAGCGTGTGGGCCGCGCCGGGACGGACCGCGAGGATCTGGTCCACGCCCATCCGGCCGTCGCGGAAGGCGGCCGAGCCGCCGACCAGATAGAGCCGCCAGACGCGGACCATCTCAGGCCCGACGAGGGCGGTGATCGCGTCGAGGTTCGACTCGAAGCGCTCGATCCAGCCCGCGACGGTGCGCACGTAGTGCTCGCGCAGGGCGTGCACGTCGCGCACCTCCAGCCCGGCGCGCTCGAGGTAGCCGACCGTCTCCCCGACCGGTCGCATGTGCATGTCGGGCGCGATGAACGACTCGATGAACGCGCCGCCGCCGGGACGTCGGCCACGCCTCGACATCTGCTGCACGAGCACGCGGCCGCCGGGACGGACGGATCGCGCGAGGACGGCGGCGTACGTCGGGTAGTTGCGCTCGCCGACGTGCTCGCCCATCTCGACCGAGGCGACGGCGTCGTAGTGGCCCGTCGCGTCGCGGTAGTCGCAGAGCCGGACCTCGACCAGGTGCTCGAGCCCCTCG from Nocardioides sp. BP30 encodes:
- a CDS encoding cryptochrome/photolyase family protein, with product MSASVLWFRRDLRLGDHPALDAAAEAAGEDGVVPLFVLDDALLRASGPVRTAWVLRSLHALDRDLREHGTRLLVRHGRPEQVVPAVAAETGAGSVHISADFAPYGKERDERVRQALGTLDVPVDLTATGSPYAVAPGRVRTRSGGAFQVYGPFYRAWVAHGWRGPAHTDANGIAWALSTSSRKVPGDPLPKEPAIGDTALPEAGEAAALATWADFRDRLADYPEARERADKDGSSRLSPYLKIGSIHPRTLLAGLGPHDDTFRRELAWREFYAAVLDAWPASARDYFRPELRGLPYVTGAGLHERLEAWRQGRTGYPLVDAGMRQLLAQGWMHNRVRMLVASFLVKDLHIEWQHGARHFLRHLIDGDLASNQHNWQWVAGCGTDAAPYFRIFNPVTQSKKFDPDGAYIRRWIPELRSLEGRAVHEPWKLPDGPPDGYPTPIVDHAEQRADTLAAYEELRRG
- a CDS encoding DUF1295 domain-containing protein → MTTAWELVLTTLVAAAAVMTAAAVWSHRLRRFAVVDAAWGAAFVLVAVATAVVATIIGADGGWRRWLLVVLVALWGLRLTRHLWSRVRAAGHDDPRYEEMLGGSFREVGFGTVVRRVFALQGFAVALISAPVVVGVATHTRWWWAVALGVGVWVVGVVFEAVGDAQLAAYRRDEHRGPVLDRGLWAWTRHPNYFGDACVWWGLWLAGALAAGPIAGLATLPAPIVMTLFLTVVTGAKPTEKRMEGRPGWDAYAARTSMFLPRPPRR